Proteins from one Catenuloplanes atrovinosus genomic window:
- a CDS encoding MMPL family transporter, which yields MAVNAGPSGEAPVGRLAGRWVPWLVIGLWVALAAVMVPLSGQLSSVTTDKAVDTLPASAESTKVAMLEDTLPGGEDHTFVFVYHRAGGLTDADRATVQRHYDTLATRYPPKAAAPEEDEGPATRPSADGKAMLFTLDVSTTYGGPEAIVGPLRDAAKDRPAGLDLDVTGPAAIDGDMDAVFDGIDLQVFLTTVIVVTILLILTYRSPVLWFIPLVVVGVAALTAMATVYLLVKGFGIVINDQNSALLTILVFGVGTDYALLLIARYRETLHHHENVRVAMVHALRSAAPAIAASAATVVAGLLCLLVADLNSTSGLGPIGAAGILCALAAMLTLFPAVLVVLGRRIFWPAIPRFSTAVTEKPGLWGRLGAMIGRRRWVATIGSLGVLGVLAIGLTGNTGALREQDQFLSPPESVTGFTVLRQHFPELGGQPMTVFTRPAYQDRVLEVVKNTRGVAEAVPGQTTGGWTDISVYPTDAPDTAAEYDTITRVRAAVHAVSGAEAIVGGPSAENLDTAATTSRDERLVIPLVLAVVLIVLGLLLRAIVAPLVLMATVIVSFAAAFGGSVFVFDTILGFKGIDYSVPLLAFLFLVALGVDYNIFLASRAREETVRLGTGAGMLKALSATGGVITSAGVVLAATFAVLTTLPLVMLIEVGFLVAFGVLLDALLVRSVLVPALTLLIGRRIWWPSRLSRPTAEPPAGPQPLTGDEELALHR from the coding sequence ATGGCAGTCAACGCAGGACCGTCCGGCGAGGCGCCGGTCGGTCGGTTGGCCGGCCGGTGGGTGCCGTGGTTGGTGATCGGCCTGTGGGTGGCGCTGGCGGCGGTCATGGTGCCGTTGAGCGGACAATTGAGCTCCGTCACCACGGACAAAGCCGTGGACACCCTGCCGGCGAGCGCCGAGTCCACCAAGGTCGCGATGCTGGAGGACACTCTCCCCGGCGGTGAGGACCATACGTTCGTCTTCGTGTACCACCGCGCCGGCGGGCTGACCGACGCCGACCGCGCCACGGTCCAGCGCCACTACGACACCCTCGCCACGCGGTACCCGCCGAAGGCGGCGGCCCCCGAGGAGGACGAGGGCCCGGCGACGAGGCCCTCCGCCGACGGCAAGGCGATGCTGTTCACCCTCGACGTGAGCACGACCTACGGCGGACCGGAGGCCATCGTCGGCCCGTTGCGTGACGCCGCGAAGGACCGCCCCGCCGGCCTGGACCTGGACGTGACCGGCCCGGCCGCGATCGACGGCGACATGGACGCCGTCTTCGACGGCATCGACCTACAGGTCTTCCTCACCACCGTCATCGTCGTCACGATCCTGCTCATCCTCACCTATCGCAGCCCGGTGTTGTGGTTCATCCCGCTGGTGGTGGTCGGCGTGGCCGCACTGACCGCGATGGCGACCGTCTACCTGCTCGTCAAGGGCTTCGGCATCGTGATCAACGACCAGAATTCGGCGCTGCTGACGATCCTGGTGTTCGGCGTCGGCACGGACTACGCGCTGTTGCTCATCGCCCGATATCGGGAGACCCTGCACCACCACGAGAATGTCCGGGTCGCGATGGTGCACGCGCTGCGCAGCGCGGCGCCGGCCATCGCCGCGTCCGCGGCCACCGTGGTCGCCGGCCTGCTCTGCCTGCTCGTCGCGGACCTGAACAGCACCAGCGGACTGGGCCCGATCGGTGCGGCCGGCATCCTGTGCGCGCTGGCGGCCATGCTGACGCTGTTCCCGGCGGTGCTCGTGGTGCTCGGCCGGCGGATCTTCTGGCCGGCCATCCCGCGGTTCAGCACGGCCGTGACGGAGAAGCCGGGGCTGTGGGGACGACTCGGTGCCATGATCGGCCGCCGCCGGTGGGTGGCGACGATCGGCTCCCTCGGAGTCCTCGGCGTGCTGGCCATCGGGCTGACCGGCAACACCGGCGCCCTGCGGGAGCAGGACCAGTTCCTGTCCCCGCCGGAGTCGGTCACCGGGTTCACCGTTCTCCGCCAGCACTTCCCGGAGCTGGGCGGCCAGCCGATGACGGTCTTCACCCGGCCGGCGTACCAGGACCGGGTGCTCGAGGTCGTCAAGAACACCCGCGGTGTGGCCGAGGCCGTCCCGGGTCAGACCACCGGTGGCTGGACCGACATCTCCGTGTACCCGACGGACGCACCGGACACCGCCGCGGAGTACGACACGATCACGCGGGTACGCGCCGCCGTGCACGCGGTGAGCGGGGCGGAGGCGATCGTCGGCGGGCCGAGTGCGGAGAACCTCGACACCGCGGCGACCACCAGCCGCGACGAGAGGCTGGTGATCCCGCTGGTGCTCGCCGTCGTCCTGATCGTGCTCGGGCTGCTGCTGCGCGCGATCGTGGCCCCGCTGGTCCTGATGGCCACCGTGATCGTCTCATTCGCCGCGGCCTTCGGCGGCAGCGTCTTCGTCTTCGACACGATCCTCGGGTTCAAGGGCATCGACTACTCGGTGCCGCTGCTGGCGTTCCTGTTCCTGGTGGCGCTCGGCGTCGACTACAACATCTTCCTGGCCAGCCGGGCCCGGGAGGAGACCGTGCGGCTCGGCACCGGGGCGGGCATGCTCAAGGCGCTGTCCGCCACCGGTGGCGTCATCACCTCGGCCGGCGTGGTCCTGGCGGCCACGTTCGCGGTCCTCACCACGCTTCCGCTGGTGATGCTGATCGAGGTCGGCTTCCTGGTCGCCTTCGGCGTGCTGCTCGACGCGCTGTTGGTGCGGTCGGTCCTGGTCCCGGCCCTCACCCTGCTGATCGGCCGGCGGATCTGGTGGCCGAGCCGGCTGTCCCGGCCGACGGCGGAACCGCCGGCCGGGCCCCAGCCGCTCACCGGCGACGAGGAGCTCGCGCTGCACCGGTGA
- a CDS encoding monooxygenase: MTECDSPLWRLATGTMPLAAVLAVAACGPDTGSRPAPTAADSHSAHAGGSSAPPQPLRAGERFLDLRMAEAYTPAPPEGGGSDEYRCQVIDPGLTEAAFLTGTQFTPENVTMAHHAIVYVVPPGGAAAVREHDAKTPGPGWQCFGGTGVPGAENEEGDATWVDTWAPGATEALLNHDAGYRLEPGSLIILQIHYNLLATDGKPAGSDRSAVRLRLTDGTPQTRELVTWSIDAPTELPCAPDESGPLCDRAASIADTTKRFGEDVGGMADRQVEECSQGTPRPGNTQSCDEQVEEPATLFAGFGHMHMLGRSITVELNPGTPKAEVVLDVPRFDFDNQRLMPLPTPVDIGPGDVLRVTCTHDAGLRKQVPQLKRLPPRYVTWGDGTSDEMCSGIMTVSPRES; encoded by the coding sequence ATGACGGAATGTGATAGCCCACTGTGGAGGCTCGCGACGGGCACCATGCCGCTGGCGGCGGTGCTGGCCGTCGCCGCCTGCGGGCCGGACACCGGCAGCAGGCCGGCGCCCACCGCGGCCGACTCGCACAGCGCGCACGCGGGCGGGTCGTCGGCTCCACCGCAGCCGCTGCGCGCCGGCGAACGGTTCCTCGACCTGAGGATGGCGGAGGCCTACACGCCCGCGCCGCCGGAGGGAGGCGGCTCGGACGAGTACCGGTGCCAGGTGATCGATCCGGGCCTGACCGAGGCGGCGTTCCTGACCGGCACCCAATTCACCCCCGAGAACGTCACCATGGCGCACCACGCCATCGTGTACGTGGTGCCGCCGGGCGGCGCCGCCGCGGTGCGCGAGCACGACGCGAAGACCCCCGGTCCCGGCTGGCAGTGTTTCGGCGGAACCGGCGTGCCCGGCGCCGAGAACGAGGAGGGGGATGCCACCTGGGTGGACACCTGGGCGCCGGGCGCCACGGAGGCGCTGCTCAACCACGACGCCGGCTACCGGCTGGAGCCGGGCAGCCTGATCATCCTCCAGATCCACTACAACCTGCTCGCGACCGACGGCAAGCCGGCCGGGTCGGACCGCTCGGCGGTACGGCTGCGGCTGACGGACGGCACGCCCCAGACCCGGGAACTCGTCACGTGGTCCATCGACGCGCCGACCGAACTGCCCTGCGCCCCCGACGAGTCCGGTCCGCTCTGCGATCGGGCGGCCTCGATCGCGGACACGACGAAGCGGTTCGGGGAGGACGTCGGCGGGATGGCGGACCGTCAGGTGGAGGAGTGCAGCCAGGGTACGCCGAGGCCCGGTAACACCCAGAGCTGCGACGAGCAGGTGGAGGAGCCGGCGACGCTGTTCGCCGGGTTCGGCCACATGCACATGCTCGGGCGCTCCATCACGGTCGAGCTCAACCCGGGCACGCCGAAGGCCGAGGTCGTGCTCGACGTGCCGCGGTTCGACTTCGACAACCAGCGGTTGATGCCACTGCCGACGCCGGTGGACATCGGCCCGGGAGACGTACTGCGGGTGACGTGCACGCACGACGCGGGGCTGCGCAAACAGGTGCCGCAGCTCAAGAGGCTCCCGCCGCGCTACGTGACGTGGGGCGACGGCACCAGCGACGAGATGTGTTCGGGCATCATGACGGTCTCCCCCCGCGAGTCCTGA
- a CDS encoding response regulator transcription factor has translation MISVFVADAQPLQRLGLRVLLENTLETEIVGEAETGAETVRRITELRPDVVLMDIRMPGVDGIETTRRIVATSGRSRVLVLTASDSDRHAFAALRAGASGLLHKDVRPEELLAGIRAVAAGDAVIAPALTRRLLDAVADRLDDDLCEPGPQDHRLDFLTDREREILVAIGHGLTNGEIAQRFTLSESTVKTHVGRVLAKIGARDRIQAVIFAYDLRLTRPAPHRARSPRAQAWFPATPPRAEPLHRP, from the coding sequence ATGATCTCTGTGTTCGTGGCGGATGCCCAGCCGCTACAGCGCTTGGGCCTGCGCGTGCTGCTGGAGAACACCCTCGAAACCGAGATCGTCGGCGAGGCCGAGACCGGCGCCGAGACCGTTCGCCGGATCACCGAGCTGCGTCCCGACGTGGTGCTGATGGACATCCGTATGCCGGGCGTCGACGGGATCGAGACCACCCGGCGCATCGTCGCCACCAGTGGGCGTTCGCGGGTCCTGGTGCTGACGGCGTCCGACTCGGACCGGCACGCGTTCGCCGCGCTGCGGGCCGGGGCGAGCGGTCTCCTGCACAAGGACGTCCGCCCGGAGGAGCTGCTCGCCGGCATCCGGGCCGTCGCCGCCGGGGACGCGGTGATTGCCCCGGCGCTGACCCGGCGGCTGCTCGACGCGGTCGCCGACCGGCTCGACGATGACCTCTGCGAGCCCGGACCGCAGGATCACCGGCTGGACTTCCTGACCGACCGCGAGCGCGAGATCCTCGTCGCCATCGGCCACGGCCTCACCAACGGCGAGATCGCGCAACGGTTCACGCTGTCGGAGTCGACGGTGAAGACCCACGTCGGGCGGGTCCTCGCCAAGATCGGCGCACGGGACCGGATTCAGGCCGTCATCTTCGCCTACGACCTGCGACTCACCCGGCCGGCGCCGCACCGCGCGCGTTCCCCGCGGGCGCAGGCGTGGTTCCCGGCCACACCGCCGCGGGCCGAGCCGCTGCACCGCCCGTGA
- a CDS encoding copper chaperone PCu(A)C: MGRTSRFGAGLVLALALGGLTACANDGNAAAPSSSATAASTPAGLTVRDPWIKAADTGMTAAFGTLVNGGSTDVTVVSAATEVSPMMELHETTMVNGAMQMQPKQGGFTIPAGGEHVLQPGGDHIMMMGLTTPVQAGDEIVVTLTLGDGSTTRFTAIGKPFTGAQESYAPGAHGSAMPSMSAGAHS; this comes from the coding sequence ATGGGTAGGACCTCGCGTTTCGGTGCCGGACTGGTGCTGGCACTGGCGCTGGGCGGTCTCACCGCGTGCGCGAACGACGGCAACGCGGCCGCACCGTCATCGAGCGCCACCGCCGCGAGCACGCCGGCCGGGCTGACCGTCCGGGACCCGTGGATCAAGGCGGCGGACACCGGCATGACCGCCGCGTTCGGCACGCTGGTCAACGGCGGCAGCACGGACGTCACCGTGGTCTCCGCGGCCACCGAGGTCTCGCCGATGATGGAGCTGCACGAGACCACCATGGTCAACGGCGCCATGCAGATGCAGCCCAAGCAGGGCGGCTTCACCATCCCGGCCGGCGGCGAGCACGTGCTCCAGCCCGGCGGCGACCACATCATGATGATGGGCCTCACCACGCCGGTGCAGGCCGGCGACGAGATCGTGGTGACGCTGACGCTCGGCGACGGCAGCACGACCCGGTTCACCGCGATCGGCAAGCCGTTCACCGGCGCCCAGGAGTCGTACGCGCCCGGCGCGCACGGCAGCGCCATGCCGTCCATGTCCGCCGGGGCGCATTCGTGA
- a CDS encoding Dyp-type peroxidase, which yields MTGPQLSRRGLFTGGAAALGGAVAGGAVVTALRPEPAPAPPPAPDLVDFGQAIEPFHGARQAGVETVPQAHAAFVAFTLRPGTDRAALGRMMRLLSDDAARLTRGEAPLADTEAELAVVPARLTVTFGFGPGLYAAAGLPSPVAALPAFPQIDRLEERWNGGDLLIQICADDSITVAHAQRMLIKDSRPFATVRWVQRGFRRSAGTEASVRTQRNLLGQLDGTANPAPGTASFGTAVWREDGSTQLVVRRIRAELESWDLLGRADKENAVGRKLDSGAPLTGVTELDEPDFARLDATGFPVMPDFAHVTRARQTDDRLKIVRRPYNYDDAPAADGTADCGLIFASYQADIVRQYLPIQRRLAEKDLLNEWITPIGSAVFSVPPGAAEGGWVGQGVLA from the coding sequence GTGACCGGTCCGCAGCTCAGCCGGCGCGGGCTGTTCACCGGCGGTGCCGCCGCTCTCGGCGGCGCCGTCGCGGGCGGCGCGGTCGTCACCGCGCTGCGACCGGAGCCCGCGCCCGCACCGCCGCCGGCACCGGACCTGGTCGACTTCGGCCAGGCGATCGAGCCGTTCCACGGCGCGCGGCAGGCCGGGGTGGAGACCGTGCCGCAGGCGCACGCCGCGTTCGTCGCGTTCACGCTGCGGCCCGGCACCGACCGGGCCGCGCTCGGCCGGATGATGCGGCTGCTCAGCGACGACGCGGCGCGGCTGACCCGGGGCGAGGCGCCGCTGGCCGACACGGAGGCCGAGCTGGCCGTGGTCCCGGCGCGGCTGACCGTCACGTTCGGCTTCGGGCCCGGGCTGTACGCGGCGGCCGGGCTGCCCTCCCCGGTCGCGGCGCTGCCCGCGTTCCCGCAGATAGACAGGCTGGAGGAGCGCTGGAACGGCGGCGACCTGCTGATCCAGATCTGCGCGGACGACTCGATCACGGTCGCCCACGCGCAACGCATGCTGATCAAGGACAGCCGCCCGTTCGCGACCGTCCGATGGGTGCAGCGCGGCTTCCGGCGCAGCGCCGGCACGGAGGCGTCCGTCCGTACCCAGCGCAACCTGCTCGGCCAGCTCGACGGCACCGCGAACCCGGCGCCCGGCACCGCCTCGTTCGGCACCGCGGTCTGGCGTGAGGACGGCTCCACCCAGCTGGTGGTGCGACGTATCCGCGCCGAACTGGAATCGTGGGACCTGCTCGGCCGTGCCGACAAGGAGAACGCGGTCGGCCGGAAGCTCGACAGCGGCGCGCCGCTGACCGGCGTCACCGAGCTGGACGAGCCGGACTTCGCGAGGCTGGACGCCACCGGGTTCCCGGTCATGCCGGACTTCGCGCACGTCACCCGCGCGCGGCAGACCGACGACCGGCTCAAAATCGTGCGCCGGCCGTACAACTACGACGACGCGCCGGCCGCGGACGGGACCGCGGACTGTGGACTGATCTTCGCGTCGTACCAGGCGGACATCGTGCGGCAGTACCTCCCGATCCAGCGGCGGCTGGCGGAGAAGGACCTGCTCAACGAGTGGATCACGCCGATCGGGTCGGCCGTGTTCTCGGTCCCGCCGGGCGCTGCGGAGGGCGGCTGGGTCGGGCAGGGGGTGCTCGCGTGA
- a CDS encoding copper resistance CopC family protein, whose amino-acid sequence MRRVVVAALAVAVAVLVPAAPAYAHNRLTSSTPAEGARLEAAPAQIALTFAESLNPVYTQVIVSDAAKARVAVSDPVVDGATATVTLAGAPAHGVYTVAYRVVSKDGHPVQGSYAFTVGSGVPSAAPEVTDPASTAAPPAAGGPPTGVVALVAIGAVVLVAGGAVAFRFSRRRTTPAAS is encoded by the coding sequence ATGCGCCGGGTCGTGGTGGCGGCGCTCGCGGTCGCGGTGGCGGTGCTGGTTCCGGCCGCGCCGGCGTACGCGCACAACCGGCTCACCTCGTCCACGCCCGCGGAGGGGGCACGGCTGGAGGCGGCACCGGCGCAGATCGCGCTGACCTTCGCGGAATCGCTGAATCCGGTGTACACCCAGGTCATCGTCTCGGACGCGGCGAAGGCGCGGGTGGCGGTGTCCGATCCGGTGGTGGACGGCGCCACGGCGACGGTCACGCTCGCGGGTGCGCCGGCGCACGGGGTGTACACGGTGGCGTACCGGGTGGTGTCCAAGGACGGGCATCCGGTGCAGGGGTCGTACGCGTTCACGGTCGGCTCCGGCGTCCCGAGCGCGGCCCCGGAGGTCACCGATCCGGCCTCCACGGCCGCTCCCCCGGCGGCCGGTGGGCCGCCGACGGGGGTGGTCGCGCTGGTGGCGATCGGGGCGGTGGTGCTCGTCGCGGGCGGAGCGGTCGCGTTCCGGTTCTCCCGCCGGCGCACGACCCCTGCCGCATCCTGA
- a CDS encoding cytochrome P450 — protein MTTVDEPRAYPAAIPERLDPDPQLAELRNQPMIRVRLPYGEPAWLATRYDDVKIVLGDPRFSRAAATGRDEPRLRPLIPPPGNIMSLDPPEHSRLRRLVTKAFTVRRIERLRPRVQRLADGLIDDMLVAGGPADLVEAFALPLPVAVICELLGVPFEDRGEFRYWSDAFLSTTRYTPEEVGACALAMREYTAGLIARRRAEPREDLITALVQARDEQDRLSEDEMLSLIQAILVAGHETTASQIPNFVYVLLNHPAQLSALDDVPRAVEELMRFVPLGLGAGIPRYATEDVELGGVLVRAGEPVLPAVTSANRDESVFTDPARLDLRREEASHVGFGHGAHHCLGAPLARMELQVAIGMLFGRLPGLRLSDGEAGIDWKTGLSTRGPERMMITWD, from the coding sequence ATGACGACCGTGGATGAACCGCGCGCCTATCCGGCAGCGATCCCCGAACGGCTCGATCCCGACCCGCAGCTCGCCGAGCTGCGCAACCAGCCGATGATCCGCGTCCGGCTGCCCTACGGCGAGCCGGCCTGGCTCGCCACCCGCTACGACGATGTCAAGATCGTGCTCGGCGACCCGCGCTTCAGCCGGGCCGCCGCGACGGGCCGCGACGAGCCACGCCTGCGCCCGCTGATCCCGCCGCCCGGCAACATCATGTCGCTGGACCCGCCGGAGCACAGCCGACTCCGCCGCCTGGTGACCAAGGCCTTCACGGTACGGCGCATCGAGCGGCTCCGGCCGCGCGTACAGCGGCTGGCGGACGGCCTGATCGACGACATGCTCGTGGCCGGCGGGCCGGCCGACCTGGTGGAGGCGTTCGCGCTGCCGCTGCCGGTCGCGGTGATCTGCGAACTGCTCGGCGTGCCGTTCGAGGACCGGGGCGAGTTCCGGTACTGGTCCGACGCTTTCCTGTCCACCACGCGGTACACGCCCGAGGAGGTCGGCGCGTGCGCGCTGGCCATGCGTGAGTACACGGCCGGGCTCATCGCGCGGCGCCGCGCCGAACCGCGCGAGGACCTGATCACCGCGCTGGTCCAGGCGCGCGACGAGCAGGACCGGCTCTCCGAGGACGAGATGCTCTCGCTCATCCAGGCGATCCTGGTCGCCGGCCACGAGACCACCGCGTCACAGATCCCGAACTTCGTCTACGTACTGCTCAACCACCCGGCCCAACTGTCCGCGCTGGACGACGTGCCGCGCGCGGTGGAGGAGCTGATGCGCTTCGTGCCGCTCGGCCTCGGCGCCGGCATCCCACGCTACGCGACCGAGGACGTCGAGCTCGGCGGCGTCCTGGTCCGCGCGGGCGAGCCGGTGCTGCCCGCCGTCACCTCGGCCAACCGCGACGAGTCCGTCTTCACCGACCCGGCCCGGCTGGACCTGCGCCGCGAGGAGGCGTCCCACGTCGGCTTCGGCCACGGCGCCCACCACTGCCTGGGCGCGCCGCTGGCCCGGATGGAGCTGCAGGTCGCGATCGGCATGCTCTTCGGCCGCCTGCCCGGCCTCCGCCTGTCCGACGGCGAGGCCGGCATCGACTGGAAGACGGGCCTCTCCACCCGCGGCCCCGAACGCATGATGATCACCTGGGACTGA
- a CDS encoding Nramp family divalent metal transporter yields the protein MTDLPAPVPLRRMIGPGVVAVGIGMAAGEIILWPYLTVLGGLGLLWLAITTLLVQFVINMEIERYTLATGQTVVAGFSRWWKGWGVIICLAGAFQYVWPGWATSGSTVFTYLIGGGDPVWITVLVLVLVGVLLSVSRVVYTTVERVETVKVALTLFFLLVVAVFVISLSTWGSGARAAVVEFGRIPPEITFVMLLSAIGAAGAGGVHNLVLSNWIRDKRYGMGAHVPRLISPITGRSEPAGADRFELAESSANLERWRVWWRRANVEHLVTFVAVCLLTITIMSLLAYETLAGRGDLKNDPSFLRIEGDVLAGRVGVWLKLLFFAIAAVSLWAAAMGLLDVIGRLAADFVRRSYLPGSARWTEPRLYLLVVWTEIVLGSIILLAGFTQPLGLLIVSTCAASVVTLLYSILLVRLNIRDLPAAVRMRGWRLGGMVVAIGFYGFFALAMVVTQLQRL from the coding sequence ATGGCCGCCGGTGAGATCATCCTCTGGCCCTACCTGACCGTGCTCGGCGGCCTCGGCCTGCTCTGGCTCGCCATCACCACGCTGCTCGTCCAGTTCGTCATCAACATGGAGATCGAGCGGTACACGCTGGCCACTGGGCAGACCGTGGTCGCCGGCTTCTCCCGCTGGTGGAAGGGCTGGGGTGTGATCATCTGCCTGGCCGGCGCGTTCCAGTACGTCTGGCCCGGCTGGGCGACCAGCGGCTCCACCGTGTTCACCTACCTGATCGGCGGCGGCGACCCGGTGTGGATCACCGTGCTGGTGCTGGTGCTGGTCGGCGTGCTGCTGTCCGTGTCCCGCGTCGTCTACACCACGGTCGAGCGGGTGGAGACCGTCAAGGTCGCGCTCACGCTGTTCTTCCTGCTGGTCGTGGCGGTGTTCGTCATCTCGCTGTCCACCTGGGGCTCCGGCGCCCGGGCCGCGGTGGTCGAGTTCGGCCGCATCCCACCGGAGATCACATTCGTGATGCTGCTCAGCGCGATCGGCGCGGCCGGGGCCGGCGGCGTGCACAACCTGGTGCTGAGCAACTGGATCCGGGACAAGCGGTACGGGATGGGCGCGCACGTGCCGCGGCTGATCTCGCCGATCACCGGGCGCTCGGAACCGGCCGGCGCGGACCGGTTCGAGCTCGCGGAGTCCTCCGCCAACCTGGAGCGCTGGCGGGTCTGGTGGCGGCGGGCGAACGTGGAGCACCTGGTCACGTTCGTGGCCGTCTGCCTGCTCACCATCACGATCATGAGCCTGCTGGCGTACGAGACGCTGGCCGGACGCGGCGACCTGAAGAACGACCCGTCGTTCCTGCGCATCGAGGGCGACGTGCTCGCCGGCCGGGTCGGCGTCTGGCTGAAGCTGCTGTTCTTCGCGATCGCCGCGGTCTCGCTCTGGGCCGCCGCCATGGGCCTGCTGGACGTCATCGGCCGGCTCGCCGCCGACTTCGTCCGCCGCTCCTACCTGCCGGGATCGGCCCGCTGGACCGAGCCCCGCCTCTACCTGCTGGTCGTCTGGACCGAGATCGTGCTCGGCTCGATCATCCTGCTGGCCGGCTTCACCCAGCCGCTCGGCCTGCTCATCGTCTCCACCTGCGCCGCGTCCGTGGTCACGCTGCTCTACTCGATCCTGCTGGTCCGCCTCAACATCCGGGACCTGCCCGCCGCGGTGCGCATGCGCGGCTGGCGCCTCGGCGGCATGGTCGTCGCGATCGGCTTCTACGGCTTCTTCGCGCTCGCCATGGTCGTCACCCAGCTTCAGCGGCTCTAA